The following proteins come from a genomic window of Euwallacea fornicatus isolate EFF26 chromosome 9, ASM4011564v1, whole genome shotgun sequence:
- the LOC136341010 gene encoding cilia- and flagella-associated protein 91-like isoform X2, with the protein MCSKNFQLCPIFPNMFSDLPSHPQVQLIQRRKCAISTLQWKVEPTKNRDPAGSKSVDVGGADRAKFFSQVANLPSKDFIGLTHSMPRFTIEKVHKKCEEEDEQSLLENGKTKNKQIQTLYRESATQTIPWEPPYKIIGDGEPEILKLDFLNWVGGVSAGAHEIHLIERARMKRSWENVVKPDMNDEHSLQRFRSYIGALERDEWTFRENEIQEIQQLRLHLLEKMLEEIHETSHNRAREKLKRIVMAKEAQKLPKLARIRKDAARELRKLELGEKGIKRKYRQPDIIEEYICKDSDLYGPVIRNGEHTRRWHRIIDEKICRTI; encoded by the exons ATGTGTTCAAAGAATTTT CAATTATGTccaatatttccaaatatgTTCTCGGACCTACCGAGCCATCCACAAGTCCAGCTGATCCAACGGCGAAAATGTGCAATTTCCACTCTCCAATGGAAAGTAGAGCCAACCAAAAACAGAGACCCGGCAGGGTCAAAGTCAGTTGATGTTGGAGGCGCAGATAGAGCAAAATTCTTCAGTCAAGTTGCAAATTTGCcttcaaaagattttattGGGTTAACACATAGTATGCCCAGATTCACCATTGAGAAGGttcataaaaaatgtgaagaagAGGATGAACAAAGTTTGCTTGAGA AtgggaaaacaaaaaacaaacaaattcaaACTTTATATAGAGAATCGGCTACTCAGACCATTCCATGGGAGCCTCCTTACAAAATTATTGGCGATGGAGAGCCAGAGATCTTAAAATTAGACTTCCTAAATTGGG TCGGGGGTGTATCAGCAGGTGCACATGAAATACATCTAATAGAAAGGGCAAGAATGAAAAGATCATGGGAAAATGTTGTCAAACCGGATATGAACGATGAGCATTCTCTGCAACGGTTCAGAAGCTACATAGGAGCTTTAGAAAGAGACGAATGGACATTTAGAGAAAAT GAAAtacaggaaattcaacaattgcGCCTGCatctattagaaaaaatgttggaaGAAATCCATGAAACGTCTCATAACAGAGCCcgtgaaaaattgaaaagaattgTAATGGCGAAAGAGGCCCAGAAATTGCCGAAATTGGCTAGAATTCGGAAAGACGCTGCAAGAG AACTCAGAAAGTTGGAACTGGGGGAAAAGGgaattaaacgaaaatatcGACAACCAGACATAATTGAAGAGTACATATGTAAAGATTCGGACCTGTATGGACCAGTTATAAGGAACGGAGAACATACGAGACGTTGGCACCGGATTATTGacgaaaaaat ATGTAGAACGATTTAG
- the LOC136341010 gene encoding cilia- and flagella-associated protein 91-like isoform X1, whose amino-acid sequence MCSKNFQLCPIFPNMFSDLPSHPQVQLIQRRKCAISTLQWKVEPTKNRDPAGSKSVDVGGADRAKFFSQVANLPSKDFIGLTHSMPRFTIEKVHKKCEEEDEQSLLENGKTKNKQIQTLYRESATQTIPWEPPYKIIGDGEPEILKLDFLNWVGGVSAGAHEIHLIERARMKRSWENVVKPDMNDEHSLQRFRSYIGALERDEWTFRENEIQEIQQLRLHLLEKMLEEIHETSHNRAREKLKRIVMAKEAQKLPKLARIRKDAARELRKLELGEKGIKRKYRQPDIIEEYICKDSDLYGPVIRNGEHTRRWHRIIDEKMYKHNAQFIDVERFSTLPRWLDRATTLKGTGGTSISRKSQLCIRESKWTAPVLKRLYEELRDLRS is encoded by the exons ATGTGTTCAAAGAATTTT CAATTATGTccaatatttccaaatatgTTCTCGGACCTACCGAGCCATCCACAAGTCCAGCTGATCCAACGGCGAAAATGTGCAATTTCCACTCTCCAATGGAAAGTAGAGCCAACCAAAAACAGAGACCCGGCAGGGTCAAAGTCAGTTGATGTTGGAGGCGCAGATAGAGCAAAATTCTTCAGTCAAGTTGCAAATTTGCcttcaaaagattttattGGGTTAACACATAGTATGCCCAGATTCACCATTGAGAAGGttcataaaaaatgtgaagaagAGGATGAACAAAGTTTGCTTGAGA AtgggaaaacaaaaaacaaacaaattcaaACTTTATATAGAGAATCGGCTACTCAGACCATTCCATGGGAGCCTCCTTACAAAATTATTGGCGATGGAGAGCCAGAGATCTTAAAATTAGACTTCCTAAATTGGG TCGGGGGTGTATCAGCAGGTGCACATGAAATACATCTAATAGAAAGGGCAAGAATGAAAAGATCATGGGAAAATGTTGTCAAACCGGATATGAACGATGAGCATTCTCTGCAACGGTTCAGAAGCTACATAGGAGCTTTAGAAAGAGACGAATGGACATTTAGAGAAAAT GAAAtacaggaaattcaacaattgcGCCTGCatctattagaaaaaatgttggaaGAAATCCATGAAACGTCTCATAACAGAGCCcgtgaaaaattgaaaagaattgTAATGGCGAAAGAGGCCCAGAAATTGCCGAAATTGGCTAGAATTCGGAAAGACGCTGCAAGAG AACTCAGAAAGTTGGAACTGGGGGAAAAGGgaattaaacgaaaatatcGACAACCAGACATAATTGAAGAGTACATATGTAAAGATTCGGACCTGTATGGACCAGTTATAAGGAACGGAGAACATACGAGACGTTGGCACCGGATTATTGacgaaaaaatgtataaacatAATGCTCAGTTCATCG ATGTAGAACGATTTAGCACTTTACCTCGCTGGCTCGATCGAGCGACTACCCTGAAAGGAACCGGAGGCACATCGATATCTCGTAAGTCCCAATTGTGCATTCGGGAGTCTAAATGGACGGCGCCTGTTTTGAAGCGCCTGTACGAAGAACTTCGAG ACTTACGAAGTTAA